From one Verrucomicrobiota bacterium genomic stretch:
- a CDS encoding DNA modification methylase yields MKSNVVFDFHPIRNPLLRVNGVCPYFTMFPLNFPYRTLCRRRTATRVLDPFCGRGTTNFAARLLGITAVGIDSNPVGAAVAMAKLTMTTAEQVSAACEAGLQATGECEIPVGEFWDWGYHSGTLSEVCRMRMHLLQKKVWLDAEIFLRALILGILHGPLTKGIPTYLSNQMPRTYATKPAAAVHFWKSQGHRPLYVLLLDAVRRRAAYLLQRLPLRADRRVLLADSRQESTYHGLGGFDLVLTSPPYLGMRTYWPDQWLRNWFLGGSDSVEYAKPIQIQTQDLSVFIRDLSAVWRNVAAVCRSGSERVVRFGALPSFSVDPRQVIRQTIKGAGCGWEIRTIKPAGCFPAGRRQANQFKVRDNPPIDEIDVYCRLAV; encoded by the coding sequence ATGAAATCCAACGTCGTCTTTGATTTCCATCCGATCCGCAACCCGCTGTTGCGGGTGAACGGCGTCTGCCCGTATTTTACGATGTTTCCGCTGAATTTCCCTTACCGGACGCTCTGTCGCAGGCGTACGGCGACGCGTGTTCTCGATCCGTTCTGCGGCCGGGGGACAACCAACTTTGCTGCGCGCCTGCTTGGCATCACCGCTGTCGGGATAGATAGCAATCCCGTAGGCGCCGCGGTCGCCATGGCAAAACTTACCATGACAACCGCCGAACAGGTCTCGGCGGCTTGCGAAGCAGGGCTCCAAGCCACCGGCGAGTGCGAGATACCGGTTGGTGAGTTCTGGGATTGGGGTTACCACAGCGGCACCCTTTCGGAGGTTTGTAGGATGCGGATGCATCTGCTGCAAAAAAAGGTTTGGTTGGATGCGGAAATCTTCTTGCGAGCGTTGATTCTCGGAATTCTTCATGGTCCGCTGACGAAAGGGATCCCCACGTACCTCTCCAATCAAATGCCGAGGACTTACGCCACCAAGCCCGCTGCAGCGGTGCACTTCTGGAAAAGCCAAGGCCACCGCCCGCTTTATGTGTTGCTCCTCGACGCGGTCCGGCGCCGCGCGGCTTACCTTCTTCAGAGACTTCCGCTGCGAGCCGATAGACGGGTTTTATTGGCGGACAGCCGGCAGGAATCAACCTATCATGGGCTGGGAGGATTCGACTTGGTGCTCACGTCGCCGCCTTACCTTGGGATGCGGACTTATTGGCCCGATCAATGGTTACGAAACTGGTTTTTGGGCGGGAGTGACTCCGTGGAGTACGCAAAGCCGATCCAGATCCAGACGCAAGATCTCTCAGTTTTTATACGTGATCTTTCCGCAGTCTGGCGTAATGTAGCCGCGGTGTGTAGATCTGGTTCGGAGCGGGTTGTTCGGTTCGGAGCTCTTCCGAGCTTCAGCGTCGATCCGCGCCAGGTTATCAGGCAAACCATAAAGGGCGCTGGCTGCGGTTGGGAAATTCGAACCATCAAACCTGCGGGATGCTTTCCCGCCGGACGCCGGCAGGCGAACCAATTTAAGGTCCGTGATAATCCGCCGATAGATGAAATCGACGTCTATTGCCGGCTCGCTGTTTGA
- a CDS encoding DEAD/DEAH box helicase encodes MIEQNPIQLCQELEETIRRYLRAALPISHRYPQLRAAVGRELGRSDLLLKGPYVEALTDFRKGARLCEFTKGSTPLLHADFSKLPSEEFKRSLHKHQENALRAIAGGRNVIVATGTGSGKTECFLYPILDALLREPGPERQQPGVRALLIYPLNALANDQLYKRIVPIFAHHFKASGITIGRYTGLTRNGVTRTGAEQELLSSDPFFTDPVPDGLGWNQVPEAWRLTRDEMLARPPHILITNYAMLEHLLLFPRNAGLFRDARLKFLVLDEVHTYAGAQATEVAFLLRKLRRRLGLRPEDTRCVGTSASFAAGQEADRTIVEFATRLFGAPFHEVIRGERHPHRLLREEPKKRFSLPASAWIQLGRSLAEAGAEDSQTGLAWNTTVEQCGAAGLDPKLVSRLWVKEGRPLGPQLAECLADADEMRRASIELAQPGARPFISVAQTLFGAAPEAAKALAGLITAGIRARLAPGEFSLLPARYHYFANGIDNVTVRLSASNPEGFEDALVGSHFIDEDGNYRYRLLVCRRCGQPFVEGFVAGDRVLPVRPATGMAERYVFQLGTPTRGVDDEDDGAPVDDSNPPDIWKIDPITGNPRDDDASVALVCVPLTRDDDDNRRYLRKCPSCGGTAGTDAEVVTGFHPGDFMLSTVISDALYQKLPERPTKVPSPGGGRRLLVFSDNRQDAGQFAHSLQRTSEEILLRWAVMRVFKDEGGCQSFTTLRDSVVNLLGATPAFNDADGEIIQSATDLTPFICGKIAAEFCLPGGRRNSLEALGLVRVGYDEKLLKQAAELFAPKLPAELRSQSATLLEVLIETVRRQRCISAPAGVNLASEHIWGRDFVSPYLRFNVEGTPKPEQVRFAWKASVDPKTGRVYPNRRSWFLERQLKLAGFNPLLAAAFEALQKAKLIISEPNRHGFVLDSRRLVFTGGKTVPFYRCRSCGLRQFANVSDRCAAFRCEGALEMISSQEREAWNRDQHYYRLYLASNCAGKVAREHTAAINNLVRERLERQFRDGEVSVLSCSTTMELGVDIGELEAVVCRNVPPGIQNYQQRTGRAGRRAQAAPVCVTVAMSRNYDQAEYRRAEDYLRQEPRTPFVHLENVRLFRRHQFSVLLRGLMRHLGLADGQGGSPELKTFFGEEFTDEKEREFVGRARLWLDGAEGRACLAEALDLATGLPPALSCTEAELREQFLGREPGEGLAGVCGWYGHRWRYFHDRYHEAHGLGRAGQKQASYWAYQLSKWEEQLVINQFPKLGFLPTYAFPVNSVQLEVITGERQDQNRRPWEQDIQLVRDARLGIAEYAPGAQVIAAGRVWESYGIGEYPRHFMKPRFYYLCGACRHVQVEEEKDDFQPACQACSTPVRPNEVRQFIEPKSFVTSGTEAKGRDPGLTRLRPPPAQEARLLSAAADQEFRDAPTDVPGVQWAWQNAQCGRMLVINKGREHGFYHCACGYARALRHPGEWDAVKKTPHETPYGTRCTQNRPPAWQDLGHEFRTDVLQIRFNSPVPFPEGVPADQRLTWEDGFLRTLVEAVRQAAIRLLAIDGREISGTARLWYSNSYPEVVLYDSVAGGAGYCQMVMGRGLRALLGRGIDVLECPAKCSHSCRTCLQTYDNQRHWDTLDRKPALVWLKQLLNTHQPENPFARFGAVPLKGSDPIALALAELDEGTRLIATAGTLFPASAATTMDENTSVPSPLLLDRVVGLLARGHTVEVALAAEPAISADDPASLAVVAKLGPYQTEGRFRLWRLPAGFDLRAWPRWIVRPGNPDGRSFFSDSLVETSFLAAPLPPSLWRGPVLAADEERKLRTGWTPIPLREQAARTQLFAYQAGQPRELTRDFGFAKKKKFALLRINDPYALKSDLNTERVRKFLSELRTIMDAWPEQLELRVRDEGAPDFQPRREAFERWFASQGVPAKIIPVVTYGPHRRDFHDRQLRFIPNPKTPNSRFDVLLTGGIDRYVEPKFETTVIVHRTV; translated from the coding sequence ATGATTGAGCAAAACCCCATCCAACTCTGTCAGGAACTCGAAGAGACGATCCGCCGTTACCTCCGGGCGGCGCTGCCCATCTCCCACCGGTACCCACAGTTGCGGGCCGCGGTTGGTCGAGAACTGGGGCGGAGTGACCTCCTGCTCAAAGGCCCCTACGTTGAAGCGTTAACCGACTTCCGCAAGGGTGCCCGGCTTTGCGAGTTCACCAAAGGCAGCACTCCGTTGCTTCACGCTGACTTCTCAAAACTACCTTCGGAGGAATTTAAGCGCTCCTTGCACAAGCACCAGGAGAACGCACTCCGTGCCATCGCCGGCGGTCGCAACGTGATCGTTGCTACGGGCACAGGCAGCGGGAAAACCGAATGCTTCCTGTACCCCATCTTGGATGCGTTACTCAGGGAGCCTGGACCCGAGCGGCAGCAGCCGGGGGTCCGGGCTTTGCTCATTTACCCGCTTAACGCCCTGGCTAACGACCAGCTCTACAAGCGCATCGTGCCGATCTTTGCGCACCATTTTAAAGCGAGCGGTATCACCATTGGCCGGTATACCGGGCTGACGAGAAATGGCGTAACGCGCACCGGGGCCGAACAGGAGCTGCTCAGTAGCGATCCGTTCTTCACTGATCCGGTGCCGGACGGCCTTGGGTGGAATCAGGTACCCGAGGCGTGGCGACTGACGCGAGATGAGATGCTTGCCCGCCCGCCCCATATCCTGATCACCAATTACGCCATGTTGGAACACCTGCTGCTGTTCCCGCGGAATGCCGGCCTCTTCCGGGACGCGCGGCTCAAGTTTTTGGTTCTCGACGAGGTGCATACCTACGCTGGCGCGCAAGCCACCGAAGTGGCGTTTCTTCTGCGTAAGCTGCGTCGCCGGCTCGGTCTCCGGCCCGAGGATACCCGCTGCGTGGGTACGAGTGCGAGCTTCGCGGCGGGCCAGGAGGCAGATCGGACAATCGTCGAATTCGCTACCCGTCTATTCGGCGCACCGTTTCACGAAGTAATCCGTGGAGAACGACACCCGCATCGTCTCCTCCGTGAGGAGCCAAAAAAGCGGTTCTCGTTACCAGCCAGCGCCTGGATCCAGCTTGGCCGCAGCCTCGCGGAGGCCGGTGCTGAAGACAGCCAGACAGGACTGGCCTGGAACACTACCGTGGAACAATGCGGCGCGGCCGGGCTCGATCCGAAGCTCGTCAGCCGATTGTGGGTGAAGGAAGGCCGGCCGCTCGGCCCGCAACTGGCGGAATGCTTGGCGGATGCGGACGAAATGCGTCGTGCCTCGATCGAGTTGGCGCAGCCGGGGGCACGGCCATTTATCTCAGTGGCGCAGACCCTCTTCGGCGCGGCCCCTGAGGCCGCGAAGGCGCTTGCGGGGCTCATCACGGCCGGCATCCGGGCACGCCTGGCTCCCGGCGAGTTTTCCTTATTGCCCGCACGTTATCACTATTTTGCAAACGGCATCGATAACGTCACCGTGAGATTATCCGCCTCGAACCCGGAGGGCTTTGAGGACGCGCTGGTCGGTAGCCACTTCATCGATGAAGACGGCAACTACCGTTACCGGCTCTTGGTTTGCCGCCGGTGCGGCCAACCCTTCGTCGAAGGGTTCGTGGCGGGAGATCGCGTACTGCCGGTACGCCCGGCAACCGGTATGGCGGAACGCTATGTTTTCCAGTTGGGAACGCCAACCCGTGGAGTCGACGATGAAGACGACGGCGCCCCGGTAGACGATTCGAATCCGCCGGACATCTGGAAAATTGACCCGATTACCGGTAACCCGCGGGACGATGACGCATCCGTAGCCCTGGTCTGTGTACCATTGACGCGGGACGATGACGACAATCGGCGCTACCTTCGTAAATGCCCAAGTTGCGGTGGAACGGCCGGAACGGACGCGGAGGTGGTGACCGGCTTTCACCCCGGTGACTTCATGCTGTCGACGGTCATCTCGGATGCACTCTACCAAAAACTTCCTGAGCGTCCGACGAAAGTGCCCAGCCCGGGTGGCGGCCGGCGGTTGCTGGTCTTCTCCGACAATCGCCAGGATGCAGGCCAGTTCGCCCATTCGCTCCAGCGCACGAGCGAGGAAATCCTGCTGCGCTGGGCGGTAATGCGCGTGTTTAAGGATGAAGGGGGATGCCAGTCGTTTACCACCCTGCGCGACAGCGTCGTTAATCTGCTCGGAGCGACCCCCGCCTTTAATGACGCTGACGGAGAAATCATCCAGTCGGCAACTGACCTGACGCCCTTTATATGCGGCAAGATCGCCGCCGAATTCTGTCTCCCGGGTGGCCGTCGCAATTCGCTCGAGGCACTCGGCCTGGTGCGCGTCGGCTACGACGAAAAGTTACTGAAGCAAGCCGCGGAACTTTTTGCTCCGAAGTTGCCTGCAGAGCTACGTTCTCAATCCGCAACGCTGCTCGAAGTTCTGATCGAAACCGTTCGTCGCCAGCGCTGCATTTCTGCACCCGCAGGTGTGAACCTTGCTTCCGAGCACATCTGGGGAAGGGATTTTGTCTCTCCGTACCTGCGTTTTAACGTGGAAGGCACCCCGAAGCCGGAGCAAGTCCGCTTCGCCTGGAAGGCAAGCGTCGATCCGAAAACGGGCCGGGTGTACCCGAACCGGCGGAGCTGGTTTCTGGAACGGCAGCTGAAACTTGCCGGCTTCAATCCTCTCCTTGCAGCCGCCTTTGAGGCGTTGCAAAAGGCTAAGTTGATCATCTCCGAGCCGAACCGGCATGGCTTCGTTCTCGATTCGCGCCGGCTGGTTTTCACCGGTGGCAAGACGGTACCATTCTATCGGTGCCGTTCGTGCGGGCTGCGGCAGTTTGCCAACGTGAGCGACCGTTGCGCCGCGTTCCGGTGTGAAGGGGCGTTGGAAATGATCTCCAGCCAGGAGCGTGAGGCTTGGAATCGAGACCAGCATTACTACCGCCTGTACCTGGCATCCAACTGCGCCGGCAAGGTGGCGCGTGAGCATACCGCGGCCATCAACAACCTGGTACGCGAGCGGTTGGAACGGCAGTTCCGTGACGGCGAGGTAAGCGTGCTTTCGTGCTCGACGACGATGGAATTAGGCGTGGATATCGGCGAACTGGAAGCAGTCGTGTGCCGCAACGTGCCGCCCGGGATCCAAAACTACCAACAGCGTACCGGCCGTGCCGGGCGCCGGGCGCAAGCTGCACCGGTCTGCGTGACGGTGGCGATGTCGCGCAACTACGACCAGGCCGAGTATCGCCGTGCGGAGGATTACCTCCGGCAGGAACCGCGTACACCGTTCGTCCACCTCGAGAATGTGCGCCTGTTTCGCCGACACCAATTTTCTGTCCTGTTGCGCGGCCTGATGCGGCACCTCGGCTTGGCCGACGGGCAGGGAGGCTCTCCGGAGTTAAAGACGTTTTTCGGGGAAGAGTTTACCGATGAGAAAGAGCGCGAGTTCGTCGGGAGAGCCCGGCTCTGGCTGGATGGCGCGGAGGGGCGCGCGTGCCTTGCGGAAGCGCTCGACCTTGCCACCGGTCTTCCTCCTGCTCTTTCCTGCACTGAGGCGGAGTTGAGGGAACAGTTTCTCGGCCGTGAGCCTGGGGAAGGTCTCGCCGGCGTATGCGGGTGGTACGGGCATCGCTGGCGCTATTTCCACGATCGCTACCATGAAGCGCATGGGCTCGGCCGCGCCGGGCAGAAGCAGGCCAGTTACTGGGCGTATCAACTCAGCAAATGGGAGGAGCAGCTCGTGATCAATCAGTTTCCCAAGCTCGGGTTTCTTCCCACGTACGCGTTTCCGGTGAACAGCGTGCAGCTTGAAGTGATCACCGGTGAGCGACAGGATCAAAATCGCCGTCCGTGGGAACAGGACATCCAGTTGGTACGCGACGCACGGCTCGGCATTGCCGAATACGCTCCGGGCGCGCAGGTGATCGCCGCAGGCCGCGTTTGGGAAAGCTATGGCATCGGCGAGTACCCCCGGCATTTCATGAAGCCCCGGTTTTATTACCTATGCGGCGCGTGCCGGCACGTCCAGGTAGAGGAAGAGAAAGACGATTTTCAGCCCGCCTGCCAAGCGTGTAGCACGCCTGTGCGGCCGAATGAAGTACGACAATTTATTGAGCCGAAAAGCTTTGTCACGAGTGGTACCGAAGCCAAAGGGCGTGACCCTGGGCTTACCCGGCTCCGGCCGCCTCCGGCGCAAGAGGCCCGGCTACTCTCAGCCGCAGCTGACCAGGAATTTCGTGACGCTCCCACCGACGTGCCGGGCGTTCAATGGGCGTGGCAGAATGCCCAGTGCGGGCGAATGCTCGTGATCAACAAGGGCCGTGAACACGGCTTCTACCATTGCGCCTGTGGCTATGCGCGTGCGCTTAGACATCCGGGCGAATGGGATGCGGTTAAAAAGACGCCGCATGAAACCCCGTACGGTACCCGCTGTACGCAGAACCGCCCACCGGCATGGCAAGATCTTGGTCACGAGTTCCGTACCGACGTGCTCCAGATCCGCTTCAATAGTCCGGTGCCGTTCCCGGAGGGAGTGCCGGCCGATCAGCGTCTGACGTGGGAAGACGGTTTTCTGCGCACGCTCGTGGAGGCTGTCCGGCAGGCAGCGATTCGGTTACTGGCGATCGACGGCCGTGAGATCAGCGGCACCGCCCGGCTTTGGTATTCCAACAGCTACCCTGAAGTGGTGCTCTATGACAGCGTCGCCGGGGGTGCCGGTTACTGTCAGATGGTGATGGGCCGCGGTCTGCGCGCGTTGCTGGGACGCGGAATCGATGTGCTGGAGTGCCCCGCGAAGTGCTCCCATTCCTGTCGCACCTGCCTGCAGACCTATGACAACCAGCGCCACTGGGATACACTGGACCGGAAGCCGGCACTCGTTTGGTTGAAGCAGCTGCTCAATACTCACCAGCCGGAAAATCCGTTCGCCCGGTTCGGTGCCGTTCCGCTTAAGGGTTCCGATCCGATCGCGCTGGCGTTGGCTGAGTTAGACGAGGGAACACGGCTGATCGCAACCGCCGGCACCCTGTTCCCAGCGTCAGCAGCGACGACTATGGATGAAAATACTTCCGTGCCTTCACCGTTGTTGCTCGACCGGGTAGTGGGATTGCTTGCCCGAGGGCACACGGTCGAGGTGGCGCTCGCTGCCGAACCGGCCATCTCGGCAGACGATCCCGCCAGCCTCGCGGTTGTCGCCAAACTCGGACCATATCAAACAGAGGGCCGCTTCAGGCTCTGGCGGTTACCGGCCGGTTTCGACCTGCGAGCGTGGCCGCGTTGGATCGTCCGGCCGGGAAATCCGGACGGTCGCTCGTTCTTCTCGGACAGCCTCGTCGAAACATCTTTTTTGGCTGCTCCGTTGCCGCCCTCACTCTGGCGTGGTCCGGTGCTCGCTGCGGATGAAGAGCGGAAGCTTCGTACCGGTTGGACGCCGATCCCCTTGCGGGAGCAGGCGGCCCGGACGCAGTTGTTCGCGTATCAGGCTGGCCAGCCAAGGGAATTGACCCGCGACTTTGGCTTCGCCAAAAAGAAAAAGTTTGCCTTGCTACGGATCAACGATCCTTACGCCCTGAAATCTGACCTGAACACCGAGCGGGTCCGGAAGTTCCTGAGCGAGTTACGCACAATCATGGATGCCTGGCCGGAGCAGCTCGAACTGCGGGTTCGGGACGAAGGTGCTCCCGACTTCCAACCTCGCCGGGAAGCCTTCGAGAGGTGGTTTGCCAGTCAAGGCGTCCCGGCGAAGATCATTCCCGTTGTCACCTACGGCCCCCACCGGCGTGACTTCCATGACCGGCAACTGAGGTTTATACCGAACCCCAAAACGCCGAACAGCCGTTTTGACGTCCTGCTTACCGGAGGCATCGACCGCTACGTCGAGCCGAAATTCGAGACTACCGTCATCGTGCATCGAACTGTATAA